In Synechococcus sp. UW69, the following are encoded in one genomic region:
- the ftsY gene encoding signal recognition particle-docking protein FtsY, which translates to MVFNWFERQAEESPKPEPTPTPAPTSEPSPAPEPTQEPTSVSSEVAVTQPEPTPVPEVNEEEDEALAWAREAYARLKAQQQAATPPADAVPEPTPEPSPEPTPAPAPVSLPTPSPLPSQPPTQTPSPAPAQGLSLLEQAAAQRQQRQQDLDNRAFEAPPAPTPAPAPEPTVDSDEPRLGDFDQDFTWSAEVLAAQGRRVDQVSLEEIDWLGRLRRGLEKTRQGFVTGLLENLGDDPLTPEVLDDLETLLLRADAGVQATDQVLDALRQRMNQEVVDPQEGIRFLKEQLRGLLDAPIQASGVPLLAPERDRLNIWLMVGVNGVGKTTTLGKLANLAVRSGYSALIAAADTFRAAAVQQVEIWGERSDVPVVSNPSSNADPAAVVFDAIGAARSRGSDLLLVDTAGRLQTKHNLMEELQKVRKIIDRLAPEAKVESLLVLDASQGQNGLRQAMAFAEAAGLTGVVITKLDGTARGGVALAVSSEAGLPIRFIGAGEGIRDLRPFNSFEFIEALLAGR; encoded by the coding sequence ATGGTGTTCAACTGGTTCGAACGACAGGCTGAGGAGTCTCCGAAGCCAGAGCCGACGCCCACCCCGGCGCCTACATCGGAGCCGTCTCCTGCCCCGGAGCCCACTCAGGAGCCCACGTCGGTTTCTTCTGAAGTTGCTGTCACCCAACCAGAGCCGACCCCAGTTCCTGAAGTCAACGAGGAGGAAGACGAGGCCCTGGCTTGGGCCCGTGAGGCTTACGCCCGCTTGAAGGCACAGCAGCAGGCCGCGACGCCTCCAGCTGACGCTGTCCCCGAGCCCACTCCTGAGCCGAGTCCCGAACCAACCCCGGCACCGGCACCGGTATCCCTACCGACTCCGTCCCCGCTACCGAGTCAGCCACCAACTCAGACGCCATCCCCAGCACCAGCACAAGGGCTGTCGTTGCTGGAGCAAGCCGCAGCTCAACGCCAGCAGCGTCAGCAGGATCTGGACAACAGAGCCTTCGAGGCTCCCCCTGCACCCACTCCGGCTCCAGCGCCCGAGCCCACCGTCGACTCGGATGAGCCACGGCTGGGTGACTTTGATCAGGATTTCACTTGGTCGGCTGAGGTGCTTGCGGCCCAAGGGCGTCGTGTTGATCAGGTTTCCCTCGAGGAAATTGATTGGTTGGGCCGGCTTCGCCGCGGCCTCGAGAAGACCCGTCAGGGTTTTGTGACCGGTCTTCTCGAGAACCTTGGTGACGATCCGCTGACGCCTGAGGTTCTCGACGATCTCGAAACCTTGTTGTTGAGGGCTGATGCTGGCGTCCAGGCCACCGATCAGGTGCTGGATGCCTTGCGGCAGCGGATGAATCAGGAGGTGGTTGACCCTCAAGAAGGGATTCGCTTCCTCAAAGAACAGCTGCGTGGCCTGTTGGATGCGCCGATCCAGGCCAGTGGTGTTCCCCTTCTGGCGCCGGAACGGGATCGCCTCAACATCTGGTTGATGGTGGGGGTGAATGGGGTTGGTAAGACAACGACCCTTGGGAAATTGGCCAACCTGGCTGTTCGCAGCGGTTATTCGGCTTTAATCGCGGCCGCAGATACCTTCCGTGCTGCTGCTGTCCAGCAAGTTGAGATCTGGGGCGAGCGCAGCGATGTCCCCGTGGTGTCGAACCCCAGCAGCAATGCGGATCCAGCTGCCGTTGTGTTCGATGCCATCGGTGCGGCCCGTTCGCGGGGGTCGGATTTGCTGCTGGTGGACACGGCCGGACGGCTGCAGACCAAGCACAACCTGATGGAGGAACTCCAAAAAGTCAGGAAGATCATCGACCGTTTGGCGCCGGAGGCGAAGGTCGAATCGTTGCTGGTTCTTGATGCAAGCCAGGGTCAGAACGGGCTTCGTCAGGCCATGGCCTTTGCTGAGGCGGCCGGGCTCACTGGCGTTGTGATCACGAAACTGGACGGCACAGCCCGTGGCGGCGTGGCTCTGGCGGTGTCGTCTGAGGCTGGCTTGCCGATTCGTTTTATTGGCGCTGGTGAGGGGATTCGCGATTTGCGCCCCTTCAACAGTTTTGAATTCATTGAGGCTCTGCTGGCTGGACGCTGA
- a CDS encoding type II secretion system F family protein, translating into MQSLERLFERPPGVKEKAIWASKLSALVDAGVPIVRGLDLMATQQKLPLFRRALSELSSDVNQGVAMGTAMRANSKVFDQLTIAMVEAGEAGGVLDEALKRLAKLLEDNAKLQNQIKGALGYPVAVLVIAILVFLGMTIFLIPTFAGIFEDLGAELPAFTQLLVDLSELLRSPVALYAAGAILVSIWLLGRFYATHNGRRTIDRLVLKLPLFGELILMTATAQFCRIFSSLTRAGVPILMSMEISSETAGNSIISDAILASRGMVQEGVLLSNALIRHKVLPDMALNMLAIGEETGEMDKMLSKVADFYEDEVGAMVKALTSMLEPAMIVVVGGIVGSILLAMYLPMFTVFDQIQ; encoded by the coding sequence ATGCAGTCGCTTGAACGTCTTTTTGAACGCCCTCCAGGAGTCAAGGAAAAGGCAATTTGGGCGAGCAAACTCTCAGCACTTGTGGATGCAGGAGTTCCGATCGTTCGAGGCCTTGACTTAATGGCGACTCAGCAGAAGCTGCCTTTGTTCCGACGGGCATTGAGCGAACTGAGCTCAGACGTCAATCAAGGCGTGGCGATGGGAACGGCCATGAGGGCCAACAGCAAGGTGTTTGACCAGCTCACCATTGCCATGGTGGAAGCCGGAGAAGCCGGTGGTGTGCTGGATGAAGCCCTTAAGCGACTAGCCAAATTGCTCGAGGACAACGCGAAACTTCAGAACCAAATCAAGGGAGCCTTGGGCTATCCCGTGGCGGTGCTGGTGATCGCCATCCTTGTGTTCCTGGGCATGACCATCTTTCTGATCCCGACCTTCGCGGGAATCTTCGAAGACTTGGGCGCTGAGCTTCCGGCCTTCACCCAACTGCTCGTTGATTTGAGCGAACTGCTGCGATCGCCTGTAGCGCTCTACGCAGCCGGAGCCATTCTGGTTTCCATCTGGCTGCTCGGCCGGTTCTATGCCACCCACAACGGCCGTCGGACGATCGATCGCCTGGTGCTGAAACTTCCGCTCTTCGGAGAACTGATTCTGATGACGGCGACAGCTCAGTTCTGTCGAATCTTCAGTTCGCTCACCCGTGCGGGCGTACCGATTTTGATGTCGATGGAGATCTCGAGCGAAACCGCCGGCAACTCGATCATTTCCGACGCCATCCTGGCGTCGCGAGGCATGGTGCAGGAGGGAGTGCTTTTAAGCAATGCCCTCATCCGCCACAAGGTGCTGCCGGACATGGCCCTGAACATGCTGGCCATCGGCGAGGAAACCGGTGAGATGGACAAGATGCTCAGCAAGGTGGCGGACTTCTATGAAGACGAAGTCGGAGCCATGGTCAAGGCGCTCACCTCAATGCTCGAGCCCGCAATGATTGTGGTGGTGGGCGGCATCGTGGGCTCCATCCTGCTGGCGATGTACCTGCCGATGTTCACCGTGTTTGATCAGATTCAGTGA
- the argH gene encoding argininosuccinate lyase, protein MAGGVTGGAAGTWSDRFEQGLHPFIEAFNASIGFDLTLLQEDLDGSIAHARMLAGAGVITEAEAEQLVEGLETVRAEAASGSFQPGLADEDVHFAVERRLIALLGPVGKKLHTGRSRNDQVGTDLRLWLRRRLDGLDQDLQRLQGALLTQADRHRRTMIPGYTHLQRAQPLCLAHHLLAYVEMLERDRERLQDVRKRVNICPLGAAALAGTPVPIDRQRTAKELGFSAVYANSLDAVSDRDFCVEFSAAASLVMVHLSRLAEEVIAWASEEFGFVRLSDRCATGSSLMPQKKNPDVPELVRGKTGRVFGHLQGLLTMIKGLPLAYNKDFQEDKEALFDAFRTTRDCVEAMAILFEEGLDFRVERLNEAVEQDFSNATDVADYLVARGVPFREAYQLVGAVVRRCLEQGCLLRDLDLSAWKELHPAFEADLHDALAPRAVVAARRSEGGTGFERVDEQLQRWLQRYNGSQAVG, encoded by the coding sequence ATGGCTGGTGGGGTGACCGGTGGTGCTGCAGGGACCTGGAGCGATCGTTTTGAGCAGGGTTTGCATCCCTTCATCGAGGCGTTCAATGCCTCCATCGGTTTTGACCTCACGTTGCTTCAGGAGGATCTGGATGGATCGATCGCTCATGCCCGGATGTTGGCTGGCGCGGGAGTGATCACCGAGGCGGAAGCTGAGCAACTGGTGGAGGGCCTTGAGACAGTTCGTGCTGAGGCGGCGTCCGGCAGTTTTCAGCCCGGTTTGGCGGATGAGGATGTTCACTTCGCTGTGGAACGTCGTCTCATTGCTCTGCTGGGTCCAGTGGGCAAGAAGCTGCACACCGGACGCAGCCGCAACGATCAGGTCGGTACCGATTTACGGCTCTGGCTGCGTCGACGGCTGGATGGTCTGGATCAGGATCTGCAGCGGTTGCAGGGTGCGCTGCTGACCCAGGCGGATCGTCATCGCCGCACGATGATCCCCGGGTACACCCATCTGCAGCGGGCGCAACCGCTCTGTCTCGCCCATCACCTCCTCGCCTACGTCGAGATGTTGGAGCGCGACCGTGAGCGGCTCCAGGATGTGCGGAAACGCGTGAACATCTGCCCGCTTGGGGCTGCTGCACTGGCGGGTACACCGGTGCCGATTGATCGCCAGCGCACGGCGAAGGAGCTTGGTTTTTCAGCGGTTTATGCCAACAGCCTTGATGCCGTCAGCGACCGTGATTTCTGCGTTGAGTTCTCTGCTGCTGCGTCCCTGGTGATGGTGCATCTGAGCCGTCTGGCGGAAGAGGTGATCGCCTGGGCGTCCGAGGAATTTGGCTTCGTGAGGCTCAGCGACCGCTGTGCCACGGGCAGCAGCCTGATGCCTCAGAAGAAAAATCCAGATGTTCCCGAATTGGTGCGGGGCAAAACCGGTCGCGTCTTCGGGCACTTGCAGGGGTTGTTAACCATGATCAAGGGTCTTCCACTGGCCTACAACAAGGATTTTCAGGAAGACAAGGAGGCCCTGTTTGATGCCTTCCGCACAACACGTGATTGTGTTGAGGCGATGGCGATTTTGTTTGAGGAAGGCCTTGATTTCAGAGTCGAGCGCCTCAATGAAGCGGTGGAGCAGGATTTCTCCAATGCAACCGATGTGGCTGACTATCTGGTGGCTCGTGGTGTTCCATTTCGCGAGGCCTATCAATTGGTTGGCGCTGTCGTTCGGCGCTGTCTCGAGCAGGGTTGTTTGTTGCGGGACCTTGATCTGAGTGCCTGGAAGGAACTCCATCCAGCCTTTGAGGCGGATCTGCATGACGCCCTGGCTCCCCGGGCGGTTGTGGCTGCTCGTCGCAGTGAAGGGGGAACGGGATTTGAGCGTGTTGATGAACAGCTTCAGCGCTGGTTACAGCGTTACAACGGAAGTCAAGCGGTGGGATGA
- the dusA gene encoding tRNA dihydrouridine(20/20a) synthase DusA, whose protein sequence is MTAAGSNAAYRFSVAPMLDCTDRHFRVLMRQISRRALLYSEMVVAQALHHSKRRNKLLDFDPVEHPIALQVGGDDPALLAEAARLAQDWGYDEINLNVGCPSQKVQAGNFGACLMAEPDLVARCVEAMVDAGGLPVTVKHRIGIDDLDSDALLTNFVDRVALAGASRFAVHARKAWLEGLDPKQNRTIPALRHDRVHALKQRRPDLVIELNGGLESPEDCLLALEGCDGAMVGRAAYSHPLRWTSVDALIFGEEERQILASDVVDGLLPHAAAHLERGGRLWDLCRHLVQLVEGVRGARHWRRELGEKAQRPGADLSVLVHAWQQLKDAGL, encoded by the coding sequence ATGACCGCCGCCGGATCCAACGCTGCCTACCGCTTCAGTGTGGCGCCGATGCTGGATTGCACCGACCGTCACTTCCGGGTGCTGATGCGGCAGATCAGCCGCAGAGCTCTGCTCTACAGCGAAATGGTCGTGGCCCAGGCGCTCCACCACAGCAAGCGACGCAACAAGCTGCTGGATTTCGATCCTGTTGAACATCCGATCGCACTGCAGGTGGGCGGCGACGATCCAGCCCTGCTGGCAGAAGCCGCACGCCTGGCTCAGGACTGGGGCTACGACGAGATCAACCTCAATGTGGGCTGTCCCAGTCAGAAGGTGCAGGCCGGCAATTTCGGAGCCTGTCTGATGGCGGAGCCGGATCTTGTCGCCCGCTGCGTGGAAGCCATGGTGGACGCGGGGGGACTCCCTGTGACCGTGAAGCATCGGATTGGAATTGACGACCTCGACAGCGACGCGTTGCTGACGAACTTTGTGGATCGTGTGGCGCTGGCAGGGGCCAGCCGCTTCGCTGTTCATGCGCGTAAGGCCTGGCTGGAGGGCCTGGATCCCAAGCAGAACCGAACGATTCCTGCGCTCAGGCATGACCGCGTGCATGCCCTAAAGCAGCGCCGACCCGATCTGGTGATTGAACTCAATGGGGGGCTGGAGTCACCTGAAGACTGCCTTTTGGCGCTGGAAGGGTGCGATGGCGCCATGGTGGGGCGAGCCGCTTATAGCCATCCCCTGCGCTGGACCAGCGTCGATGCCTTGATCTTCGGAGAAGAGGAACGCCAGATCCTGGCGTCAGACGTCGTGGACGGCCTGCTTCCCCATGCGGCCGCTCATCTGGAGCGAGGAGGACGTTTATGGGACCTTTGCCGTCACCTTGTGCAGCTCGTGGAAGGCGTCCGAGGTGCCCGGCACTGGCGCCGGGAGCTGGGAGAGAAAGCCCAGCGACCCGGAGCCGACCTCAGTGTCCTGGTCCATGCCTGGCAACAGCTCAAGGACGCAGGACTCTGA
- a CDS encoding RNA-binding protein yields MSIFVGNLPFRAEQEDVIELFAQFGEVSNCALPLERDTGRKRGFAFIEMADESTEDAAIEGLQGAELMGRPLRINKAEPRGSAPRRGGGGYGGGGGGGYGGGGGGGYGGGGGYGGGGGGGYGGGGGGDRPSGARGWEDRSYGARDNNSGEGNAYDEGRSRRRRGSSSGGDDYSGYGGAQG; encoded by the coding sequence GTGAGCATTTTTGTCGGCAACCTTCCCTTCCGCGCTGAGCAGGAAGATGTGATTGAACTGTTTGCCCAGTTCGGTGAAGTGTCTAACTGTGCGTTGCCGCTCGAGCGGGATACAGGACGCAAGCGTGGTTTTGCGTTCATCGAGATGGCGGATGAGTCCACCGAAGACGCAGCGATTGAGGGTCTTCAGGGTGCAGAACTGATGGGCCGTCCTCTGCGGATCAACAAAGCTGAACCCCGGGGCAGTGCTCCCCGTCGTGGCGGTGGCGGCTACGGCGGTGGCGGTGGTGGCGGCTACGGCGGTGGCGGTGGTGGCGGCTACGGCGGTGGTGGCGGCTACGGCGGTGGCGGTGGTGGCGGCTACGGCGGTGGCGGTGGTGGTGATCGCCCCTCCGGAGCTCGCGGCTGGGAAGATCGCAGCTATGGAGCCCGCGATAACAACAGTGGAGAAGGCAATGCCTACGACGAAGGCCGAAGCCGTCGTCGCCGTGGATCCTCCAGTGGTGGTGATGACTATTCCGGTTACGGCGGAGCTCAGGGCTGA
- the nusB gene encoding transcription antitermination factor NusB, producing MATRSLSRELALLVLGQVPEQKSASVADLALDSILDQALDTLTQHWRESLDASAAELEQAQQSLLDSELQQGETGTHDAVRTHLRSSLSAAEQVLNGLSASLELPRLLLLGDQEQIRRGAMERVQKVLTQREGIDTRLDQVMEGWRLTRLPRIDRDILRLAVVDLESLRTPAPVAFNEAVELANRYSDEQGRRMINGVLRRFHDAQSKASA from the coding sequence ATGGCGACACGATCTCTTTCACGCGAGCTAGCTCTGCTCGTGCTCGGTCAGGTGCCGGAACAGAAGTCAGCCTCAGTGGCTGATTTGGCCCTTGATTCCATCCTTGATCAGGCCCTCGACACCCTCACCCAGCATTGGCGCGAATCGCTCGATGCCAGTGCTGCAGAGCTGGAGCAGGCGCAGCAGTCATTGCTGGACAGCGAGTTGCAGCAGGGCGAAACCGGAACCCATGACGCTGTGCGCACCCATCTGCGCTCATCCTTGAGTGCCGCTGAACAGGTGCTGAACGGATTGTCCGCCAGCCTTGAGTTGCCTCGGCTGTTGTTGCTCGGGGACCAGGAGCAGATTCGCCGTGGTGCCATGGAGCGGGTTCAGAAGGTGCTGACCCAGCGCGAGGGCATCGACACACGGCTGGATCAGGTGATGGAGGGCTGGAGACTGACGCGTCTTCCGCGGATTGACCGCGACATCCTCCGGTTGGCTGTTGTTGATCTTGAAAGCCTGCGAACTCCAGCCCCGGTGGCGTTTAACGAAGCGGTTGAACTGGCCAACCGTTACAGCGATGAGCAGGGTCGCCGGATGATTAACGGTGTCTTGCGCCGGTTTCATGACGCTCAATCCAAAGCATCAGCCTGA
- a CDS encoding NAD(P)/FAD-dependent oxidoreductase, which translates to MSPSASSPLDLIVVGGGPAGYMAAITAAEQGLQRVLILEGTPEPLQKVRISGGGRCNVTHACWDPRELATHYPRGSRPLRGPFSRFACGDAIAWFDEHGLTLVEEPDGRMFPQQNRSEVVIQCLQKAARASGVQLRTKAMVQQVRVHPEGGFVLEGRGLEPMHARCLMLATGGHPSGRKLAEALGHQVVPPVPSLFSLTLQAPALTACSGIAIDDVGLDLKLGTERFRQTGRVLITHRGLSGPATLRLSAFAARALHQSRYKGELKLDWSAGLGRSGLTQRFHQWRKEQARRTLSAAKPLDHLPRRLWHAFLTMAGVEAERRWADLPIKTERQMVELLCAQSLSIQGRGPFGEEFVTAGGVALGDVNLATMESRRCSGLYLAGELLDVDGVTGGFNFQACWSGGWLAGQAMGVALTESDQTR; encoded by the coding sequence GTGTCGCCCTCCGCTTCCAGCCCGCTTGATCTGATCGTCGTTGGCGGTGGACCTGCCGGATACATGGCAGCGATCACGGCTGCCGAGCAGGGGCTACAACGTGTGCTGATTCTCGAAGGCACCCCAGAGCCGCTCCAGAAGGTGCGCATCAGCGGCGGCGGTCGCTGCAATGTGACTCATGCCTGCTGGGACCCCCGTGAACTAGCCACCCATTACCCCCGTGGTAGTCGACCCTTGCGGGGCCCCTTCAGCCGCTTCGCTTGCGGTGATGCGATCGCTTGGTTTGACGAGCATGGGCTCACGCTGGTGGAGGAACCCGATGGACGGATGTTCCCGCAGCAGAACCGTTCCGAGGTAGTGATCCAGTGCCTGCAGAAGGCGGCAAGGGCGTCTGGTGTTCAGCTTCGAACCAAGGCGATGGTCCAGCAGGTGCGCGTTCACCCCGAGGGTGGCTTTGTGCTCGAGGGCCGCGGCCTGGAGCCTATGCATGCACGCTGCTTGATGCTGGCTACGGGCGGGCATCCCAGTGGTCGAAAACTGGCGGAGGCCCTCGGCCACCAGGTGGTGCCACCCGTGCCATCGCTGTTCAGCCTCACGCTGCAGGCGCCGGCCCTGACGGCCTGCAGTGGCATTGCCATCGATGATGTGGGTCTTGATCTGAAGCTGGGCACCGAGCGTTTCCGCCAGACCGGGCGGGTGTTGATCACCCACCGTGGTCTGAGTGGTCCGGCCACGCTGCGCCTCTCAGCCTTTGCCGCCAGGGCCTTGCATCAGAGCCGATACAAGGGGGAGCTGAAGCTGGATTGGAGTGCTGGGTTGGGTCGTTCGGGGCTGACCCAGCGGTTTCACCAATGGCGTAAGGAGCAGGCCCGGCGAACCCTTTCAGCAGCGAAGCCCCTGGACCATCTGCCACGGAGGCTGTGGCACGCCTTTCTGACCATGGCCGGGGTGGAAGCTGAGCGTCGTTGGGCCGACTTGCCGATCAAGACGGAGCGTCAAATGGTGGAGCTGCTCTGCGCGCAGAGTTTGTCGATCCAGGGGCGTGGGCCGTTCGGGGAGGAGTTCGTCACCGCCGGAGGTGTCGCTTTGGGGGACGTCAACCTGGCCACGATGGAGAGCCGCCGCTGCTCCGGTCTTTACCTGGCTGGTGAACTGCTGGATGTGGACGGGGTGACCGGCGGTTTCAACTTTCAGGCCTGCTGGAGCGGCGGTTGGTTGGCGGGCCAGGCGATGGGCGTCGCGCTCACTGAATCTGATCAAACACGGTGA
- a CDS encoding PP2C family protein-serine/threonine phosphatase — protein MSSKPPGRHPRPSQRTGNPSPQAIDSLRQLFDSLSSEQRRNQDLLVSLGFALRSFTNLQRFLELVPVVASRLVGVEGALLVPFQTDGRLWRDQLQGIPVEPSQDLLRRLAAFEPGSAAGFGSDDQQVLALDRLVQRCLPKAGLFATSVTARGRSRGRLYVYARNGSLVWTEVHRRHVQLVADLAGVAIENDQMLQDARRHERVDRQLSIGADIQAQLLPDRCPVIEGVDLAARCRPAFQVGGDYYDFIPTRPELIGRRRERGRWALVMGDVMGKGVPAGLLMTMLRGMLRAEVLSGLPPDRILHDLNQLAQEDLAQSHRFVTLFYSDLDPRTLRLRYANAAHNPPLLWRAERRVIMRLDAAGLLIGLQPEAEFALGEVRLEPGDVLLYYTDGVTEAPGITGDRFDEARLIRALETACRSGQGAQGILESLFERLDRFVGSDRQLEDDASLVVLKVPEAVTLPSVQGRSIA, from the coding sequence TTGAGCAGCAAGCCTCCCGGACGTCATCCCAGGCCCTCGCAGCGGACCGGGAATCCTTCGCCCCAGGCGATCGACTCGTTGCGTCAGCTTTTTGACAGCCTCAGCAGCGAACAGCGCCGCAACCAGGACCTGTTGGTCTCCTTGGGGTTTGCTCTGCGCAGCTTCACCAATCTTCAACGGTTTCTTGAGCTTGTGCCTGTCGTGGCCTCGCGTCTGGTGGGGGTTGAGGGTGCCCTGCTGGTTCCGTTTCAGACGGATGGTCGCCTCTGGCGTGATCAGTTGCAGGGTATTCCGGTGGAGCCTTCACAGGATCTGTTGCGGCGGCTGGCCGCTTTTGAACCTGGGTCTGCAGCAGGGTTTGGCAGCGACGACCAGCAGGTGCTGGCGCTTGATCGTCTGGTCCAACGCTGCCTTCCCAAAGCGGGTCTGTTTGCCACGTCTGTGACGGCCCGTGGTCGGTCGCGGGGCCGCCTTTACGTCTATGCCCGCAACGGTTCATTGGTCTGGACCGAGGTGCATCGTCGGCATGTCCAGTTGGTGGCGGATCTCGCTGGTGTTGCGATCGAAAACGATCAGATGCTGCAGGATGCCCGCCGTCATGAGCGGGTCGACCGACAACTCAGCATCGGAGCAGACATTCAGGCCCAGTTGTTGCCGGATCGGTGCCCCGTGATCGAGGGCGTCGACTTGGCTGCGCGGTGCCGGCCTGCTTTTCAGGTGGGCGGTGATTACTACGACTTCATTCCCACCCGTCCGGAACTGATCGGCCGTCGTCGAGAGCGGGGTCGTTGGGCGCTGGTGATGGGAGATGTCATGGGCAAAGGCGTTCCTGCCGGGCTGCTGATGACGATGTTGCGCGGGATGCTGCGTGCTGAGGTTCTCAGTGGGCTGCCGCCGGACCGGATTCTTCATGACCTCAACCAGTTGGCTCAAGAGGACCTCGCGCAATCCCACCGGTTTGTGACGCTGTTTTATTCCGATCTGGATCCGCGCACGTTGCGGTTGCGCTATGCCAACGCGGCCCATAACCCTCCCTTGCTCTGGCGTGCTGAACGACGGGTGATCATGCGGCTGGATGCCGCAGGGTTGCTGATCGGTCTTCAGCCTGAGGCTGAGTTTGCCCTTGGTGAGGTTCGGCTCGAACCGGGAGACGTGTTGCTCTATTACACCGATGGCGTGACGGAAGCACCGGGGATCACTGGAGATCGTTTTGATGAGGCGCGGCTGATTCGTGCCCTTGAAACGGCATGTCGCAGTGGTCAGGGGGCGCAGGGGATTCTTGAAAGCCTGTTTGAACGCTTGGATCGATTTGTGGGTTCGGATCGCCAGCTGGAGGATGACGCTTCCCTTGTGGTGCTGAAGGTTCCGGAAGCGGTCACGTTGCCGAGTGTGCAGGGACGGTCAATCGCCTGA
- a CDS encoding type IV pilus twitching motility protein PilT yields MDLMIEDLMEQLVKGGGSDLHLATGQPPYGRFSGELRPMTDRPLAEEDCNKLIFSMLNNSQRKTLEQTWELDCAYGLKGVARFRVNVYRQKGSYAACLRALGSKIPSVELLNLPPVVLETSARPRGLVLVTGPTGSGKTTTLAALLDHINHTRSEHILTIEDPIEFVYQSDKSLVHQRQLNEDTRSFANALRAALREDPDVILVGEMRDLETIQLAVSAAETGHLVFGTLHTSSAAQTVDRMVDVFPPEQQTQIRVQLSGSLVAVFSQTLCRRQNPAEGQFGRVMAQEILINTPATANLIREGKTAQLYSQIQTGGEQGMQTLEKALADLVNQGSVSKAEAMGKASKPSELERLLTN; encoded by the coding sequence ATGGATCTGATGATCGAAGACCTGATGGAACAACTGGTGAAGGGCGGTGGAAGCGATCTTCACCTCGCCACCGGTCAACCGCCCTACGGCCGCTTCAGCGGCGAGCTTCGGCCGATGACGGATCGGCCGCTGGCCGAGGAGGACTGCAACAAGCTGATCTTCTCGATGCTCAACAACAGCCAGCGCAAGACGCTGGAACAGACTTGGGAACTGGACTGCGCCTACGGCCTGAAGGGCGTTGCACGCTTCCGCGTCAACGTTTACCGCCAGAAAGGAAGCTATGCCGCCTGCCTAAGGGCCCTCGGCAGCAAGATCCCCAGCGTTGAATTGCTCAACCTTCCACCAGTGGTGCTGGAGACCAGCGCGCGGCCCCGGGGGCTTGTGCTGGTAACTGGTCCCACCGGATCCGGAAAGACCACCACCCTGGCGGCACTGCTTGATCACATCAACCACACCCGCAGCGAACACATCCTCACAATCGAAGACCCGATCGAATTCGTGTACCAGAGCGACAAAAGCCTGGTACATCAACGTCAGCTGAACGAAGACACCCGCAGCTTCGCCAACGCCTTGCGGGCCGCACTGCGAGAAGACCCAGACGTGATCCTGGTGGGTGAGATGCGGGATCTCGAAACCATCCAACTTGCCGTGAGTGCTGCTGAAACCGGACATCTCGTCTTCGGCACCCTCCACACCAGCTCAGCAGCACAGACCGTGGACCGCATGGTCGACGTTTTCCCACCGGAACAACAAACGCAGATCCGTGTGCAGCTCTCGGGCAGCTTGGTGGCTGTGTTTTCCCAAACCCTCTGCCGACGTCAGAACCCTGCAGAAGGACAGTTCGGTCGCGTGATGGCGCAGGAAATCCTGATCAACACCCCCGCCACCGCCAACCTGATCCGAGAGGGGAAAACGGCACAGCTCTACTCGCAGATTCAGACCGGCGGAGAACAAGGCATGCAAACGCTGGAAAAAGCCTTGGCTGACCTCGTCAATCAAGGGAGTGTTTCCAAAGCGGAAGCCATGGGCAAAGCCTCCAAACCATCAGAACTTGAACGCCTTCTGACGAACTGA
- the msrB gene encoding peptide-methionine (R)-S-oxide reductase MsrB → MSLSAAVLSRRSLLLAAMAGVFGSLWRPQAVLAASKAADSSWDLDADQWRERLSPQAYDVLRNEGTERPFTSPLNGEKRSGTYHCAGCDAALFSSEAKFDSGTGWPSFWQPLDGAIATKVDFKLILPRTEYHCSRCGGHQGHVFNDGPRPTGKRYCNNGVALRFQPA, encoded by the coding sequence ATGAGCTTGAGTGCCGCCGTTCTGTCCCGTCGATCGCTGCTGTTGGCGGCGATGGCAGGTGTTTTTGGCAGTCTCTGGAGACCTCAGGCTGTGCTGGCAGCGTCCAAAGCTGCTGATTCGTCATGGGATCTCGATGCCGACCAGTGGCGTGAGCGCTTATCTCCCCAGGCCTATGACGTGCTTCGCAATGAGGGAACAGAACGACCCTTCACTAGCCCGCTCAACGGTGAGAAGCGCTCTGGCACTTATCACTGCGCAGGTTGTGATGCGGCGCTGTTTTCCTCGGAAGCCAAATTCGACAGCGGCACCGGCTGGCCCAGCTTCTGGCAGCCCCTGGATGGTGCCATCGCCACGAAAGTAGATTTCAAATTGATCCTGCCGCGCACGGAATACCACTGCAGCCGCTGCGGTGGGCACCAGGGCCACGTGTTCAATGACGGACCTCGACCTACCGGCAAGCGCTACTGCAACAACGGTGTCGCCCTCCGCTTCCAGCCCGCTTGA